The stretch of DNA TTCCTCGTTTCACAATACATGAAAAGGCTACCAGAAGCAAAGAGAAGCAATTTCTCATATCAAGATAATGGAATAGCCTCTATGCAGGTCATTGGCACATTAGTTTACAGTACTTCTCGCTATGTGTCACTCTCAAGTAGTTAGCGCCAGTGTATACATACTCTTGGTAGAGCTTAGATGTGAGTAACTACGTCGAAGCTTGGCACTTGTACCTACAGTAAAAGAACAGGCAGTAATAGCAGAGCCACCCTCCTAGATGAAGGGTGGCTCTGCTATGCGTTTATCTGATATTTACAAAGACTTCACGGGCGCTGGTGAGGGAGTTACGGCAGCGGTTTTGGCGCCTTTCTTCATGCAGCAGGAGCCGCCAGCCGCCATTTTCTTGTCCATTGAGCAGCCGGTAGAGCTGACTTCTTTCTTGCCTTTCTTGGTTTTGTCACCGTTGTGTCCCTCATGGGCCGCGGCAGAACCTACAAAAGCAAACAGCGACAGGGCGAGCAGTACGTTTTTCATATTAGTACAGGAATAAGGGGAAACAAAAGCGGGAAATTGAGGGTTGGCTTACGGCCGACTCTAAGATAACATTCTTGGCCTGAACCACGGCCTACTAATCTGACGAGAAGCCCCGGTTGTTACACCTGGCCTAGGCCACTTTTCCATTGCGCCCCGCCGGACCCGCGCCCCCGCTTATGCCCCTCCGCAAACTCAGTTATAGTATTCTGCTCGTCCTGGCCCTGCTATCGGCCGTGAGCGTGTACTTCGTGGCGCAGCTGCGCTTCAACTACAACTTCAACGATTTCTACCCCGCCGGCGACCCTGATCTGGACTATTACCAGCAGTACTCCGGCCGGTTCGGCAACGACAACGATTACGTGCTGCTAGGCCTGGAGGCCCCGGCCGGGCGCACCGTATTTGAGCCGCAGTTCCTGACCCGCGTTGACTCTCTCACGCGCTTCATTCAGGCCCGGCCGCACGTGGTGCACGTTACCTCACCCACTAACGCTACCAACCCTGTGGTTGAGGGACTGGGCGTATTCAACATCCCCTACCTCCACCCCGAGGAACCCGCGCGCCGCGCCCAGGATTCGGCGCTGGTGTACCGCACGCTGGGCCTCGTGGGCAACCTCATCGCCCAGGATGCCCGCGCCGTTACCATCCTGCTGCAAACTTCCCCCAACCTCAGCAAGCCCCCCGGCGACTCGCTCTTGACCGCGGTGCGCACTGAGCTAAGCCGTCAGGGCGTTGCCGAAGCCGATTATCATTTGGCCGGTAAGCTGGTGGCACAGTCGGTGTTCGTGGATCGGCTGCAGCGGGAGCTGATGGTGTTTATGTCGCTGTCGGTGGTGCTCGTGACGGGGCTCTTGTGGTTTACCTTCCGGACGTGGTGGGGCGTGGTGCTGCCGTTGGTGGTAGTGCTGGGCGCAATTCTATGGGGTCTGGGGCTGATGTCGGCGTGCGGGGTAAGCATTGACCTGATGACGGCCCTGCTGCCGGTGATGCTGTTTGTGGTGGGCATGTCGGATACCATCCACATCATTACGCGCTACGTTACGGAGCTGGGCTACGGCACTTCCAAGCGCGATTCGCTGCTGATTACGCTCAAAGAGTCGGGCTTTGGTTCGGGGCTTTCGGCCCTTACCACAAGCATTGGCTTTTTCACCCTGATGACCAGCACCATCCGCCCGATTTACAACTTCGGGCTGTTTACGGGTATCTCGGTACTGCTCACCTTCGTGCTGAGCTTTACGCTGCTGCCGGCCATGCTCATGCTGCTGCGCAAGCCTCAGCTGCGGATTCCGCGCGAGGAGGGCCACAGCTGGGACGGGGTGCTGGGCCGCATGTTCCGGACGGTGCTGGCCCGCCGCCAGTGGGTAGTGGCCATTAGTGCCCTGCTCCTGATTGGTTCGGTGGCCTCGGCCTCGCGCATACGCATCAACTCGGCCCTGCTCGACGACCTCTCCAAAAACGACCCCGTGAAGCTGGATTTCCGGTTTTTCGAAGACCACTTCGCCGGCGTGCGCCCCTTCGAGCTCGACCTTAAACCCGCTCCCGGCCGCTCTATCTACGACCTGCAGGTGCTGCGCCAGACCGAGCAGATTGAGAGCTACCTCACCCAGGAGTACGGCCTCAGCTTCGTGGCCTCACCGGTTACGCTGGTGAAATCAGTGCGCAAGGCCTTCAATGGTGGCTTACTCGAAGAATACCGCCTACCCGACTCCGATGCGGAGCTGAAACGCCTGGTTTCCCGAATTAAGCTGTTCCGCAAGAAGCCAGAGTTTCGGGCCCTCGTGCTGCCTGATGCCTCCGAGGGCCGCCTAACCGGCCGCATGCCCGACGTAGGCAGCATCAGAGCCGATAAGCTCAACGCCGACCTGCGCCAGTTCCTGCGCCAGCACTCCGACTCTACCGTACTGCAAACCCGCCTCACCGGCTCGGCCAACCTCATCGACAAGAACAATGAGAACCTCACCCTGAATATGATTACCGGGATGAGCATTGATATCGTAATGGTCACGCTCATTGTGCTGGCCCTGTTCCGGAGCCTGCGCATGACGCTGGTAGTGCTTATTCCCAACCTGGTGCCCATTCTGATTGTGGCGGGCGTGATGGGCCTGGCGGGCGTGCACATGAAGGTGAGTACCAGTATCATCTTTACCATTGCCTTTGGTATTGCCGTTGATGATACTATCCACTTCATCAGCAAACTCAAACTCACGCTTTTGAAGGAACGCAGCCTGTTTAAAGCAGTACGCAAAACCTATCTCATGGCTGGTAAAGCCGTTATTGTCACCTCCCTCATTCTGGTAGGCGGTTTCTCCACGCTCATCTTCTCTTCCTTCGATGGCACCTTCTACGTTGGCTTGCTCATCGGGCTCACGCTGCTCTTTGGCGTAGTAGCCGAACTCACCCTGCTGCCCATCCTGATTCTTGCCTTCTATAAGCACCGCCCCAAGGAAATCCGGCAGCCAGTGCCAGCCCTCGGCGGGTAGGCATACAAACGAACGACCCATTATGTATTAGTAAGTAATGGCCGGTTTTCGCTGTTAATTTGCTTGATTAAGACGTATTAAGTGTAAGCCCTGGAGGGGCAGCGAGAGTGCCTTTATCGCAGTTATCGATATATACAATCATCAACTGGGGGTTGTCAGCCCACGTAATTTCCTAGACATTTAGTACAGCCATACCTTCTACAGTGCCATTAGGGGTCTGGAATGGACAAGCAGCTTCCCAATCTCCGGTAACTGATATCCTGACCTTGGGGTCCCCTCGAAGCATTCAGATAGCCAAACACATTCCTGCTTTTAGGGTTGGTTTTGTCCCCAATGCAAACAGGATGCTGTTACTTACACATTATCCGCAAAGACACAGAATTTACCCGGGCGACGCAGGACGCCGCCAGAGTGGCCTAGGCAGAAGCCAAGTACCGCTCTAACGAGGAAATAGTGGCTACCGGCGCGTTCAGGTGCGGGTAATGCCCCGTGGTGTTCAGAATTTCCAATTGGCTTCCGGCAAGGTGCGCATGCAGGTACTGGCCTACCTCAGAAGGGGCCACGGTATCCTGCGCGCACTGCACCACCAGCGCTGGCACCTGCACCTTTGAGAGCTCGGCGCGATAGTCAGAGAGGAAGGCGGCACGCGCAAATTGCCGGGCAATGGTTGGCTTAACCTCCACAAAGCTCTGGAGCACTTCCTCAACCAGCTCCGCCCGCATATCTCCACCCACTAGATTGGGAACCATGGCGTGTGACCACCCGCGGTAGTCCCGGTCGAGGAATCCCAGCACCTCTTCTAAGTCCGCAGCGTCATAGCCGCCCCGGTAGTCGCCATCGTTCAGGTAGCACGGAGAAGCCGCCACCAGCACCAGCCGCTCAAACAGCTCAGGCTCCTGAATGGCCGCCAGCACCCCGATTATGCCACTCACTGAGTGGCCTACATACACCACTTTAGGGAGCTTCAACGTGCGGATTAGCTCCAGTAAATCCCCCACGTAGCCATCAAGGGTTTGGTAGCGGGCAAAATCATATGCCGAGACATCGGAGCGGCCGGCCCCTACCAAATCAAACAGTACTACCTGGTGCCGGGCGGCAAATGCTGGTGCTACGTAGCGCCAGGCTTGCTGGTCAGTGCCAAAGCCATGGCCAAAAAGCAGGGGCGGCCCGGCAGCACCGTACGTAGAAACACAATGACGACGAAGAATATCCATATAACTCTGAGCTAAGCAACCCGCACAACTAATTGAGCCTGCTACTCTGGAGGCCTCCGCCCTCGTTGTAACCTAGCTTAAGAGTAAGCTGGTCATATTCAGGAGCCTGAGCAAGTATTTCCCAACATAGCACCTCCCTCCTTTTCTGGGGCGGCACTGCTAATCTGAGTCGGCGGTATAGGAAGCCTCCCTGACAGGCACCCCTACCCGGCTTTAAGCTGCTACTGTCAAGCCGAGGCCCGAATAACACTGCAAGGGCTTTCCTGATATGGGACACGCAGACCGAACATGCACCATGCTGCTCCACTGCCCAGCGCAGTGGCCGTTACCATCAACATTACCCACCAGCTGCCGAAAATAGCAGGGCAATGGATAGGGTATAAACGCAAACCAGCCCCAACCTGAGAGGTGGGGCTGGTTTGAGTATGGCTTGGGTTTACTGAATTTTGGCTGAGCACATATCCGTAAAGGCCGGACAGCAGTCATTTACTAAATCAACGGAGTAGCCTCCTGGTTCGGGAATAAGCTGCAGCTGCGGCAGCGTGCCGTGCTCAGGGCAGCTAATTCCCTGCAATTTCTGATACAAGCCCGTCAGCAACTGCTCCTCCTGATTGTGGTGCAAAAGCTGTCTGACTACTTCAACATTAATTACGTCGTGGTGCTTGGTAGAAATGGACATAAGCGTGCAAGTAAGTGAGTTAATGAACTGACCATCCACCTTGTTATATTCAATTTTTTCCTGGCTCACTCATAACGTCAAAACGCAATTATGATTCAGCGATGAAAAACTTGTTATATAGCTGATTTACAGCAGATAGGCATGGCAAAATATAGAGCTAAACTTTTAAACAACCGCATTTAGTTTTATTATCACGAGTTAGCCCTTGCTTCACCTAACCTCCTATTATCCAAATACTTCAACTAATTCTAACCTTGTTGCATTTCATGTACTAACATACCCGACTTTTCAGGCCACTCTGGCTGTTGCTCCAAGCTAGCTTAAGAAGCAAGTGCCGCAGGGTTTGCTACCATGCAACCGGAAATAGGCCAGGTGAATGATAAACTGCCGATTTCTAAGACAGCCCGCACCAATTGGTGAATGGCTCTGGTTGTGCCGCCTCTGCGGCTGATACTCGCCTATTCTGCGCAGCCATTGAGCCGGAGTGGCCTAGGGCTGCCGATAGGGCTGCAGCCACAGGGAAATGTATCCTGCTCGGCTACTTCATCGTTTCTTTGCGACTATGATGCACTCCCGCCTGCTTGCTGCCGCTTTCCTGTTTCTGCCTTTCCTCAGTGGTGCCCAAACCCCGGCCCCCAGCCCCGATCCGCTGCCCCGGCTGATTCAGGAACGTGAAACCCTGATCCGTCAGTACGAAGCGGCTAATGCCCAGCGAAATGCATTCCTGGCCAATAAGCCCAGCAAAAAAGACCTCCAGGAGGTGGTAGATGCTCTGAAAGGCATTATCAGGAAGGATACTGAAATTGTGCGGGCCGTACAGGACGCCACGCAGCGCCGCACGGCCGCCATTGTGGCCGAGAACCAGCAGGCCAAGCAGCAAGTAACAGTGGCTCAAACAGACCAAACCAGTACCCGCCAGCGCTTCTACGACCTGGAGAACGAAATTGCCAACCTGCAGCTGCGCGACAAGCAGCGGGAGAAAAAGCTTCAGGACGTACAAGCATCTGCCGCTGAAGCCACGCAGGCCCGCACCAGTCGCGAGCTGCTGGCCGCCGGCTTGGCCGTACTGTCTATTGCCCTGCTGGCTTATGTGCTTAAGCTCCGTAGCAGATTGGCAACCCCGCCCCCCCGGCGCCGCAAGTAATATGCTTACAGTCAGCCTGGTTCTAAAATGTGGCTGCTATCTACACCAGAGGTCATTAAAAAGCCCCTTTTTGCAGAAAGGGGCTTTTTGAGATGAAGAACCAGTCACTCAGCTAGGTCTCCAAAAAAGTGCAAGAGTAGCAACTGCCAGGTGACACAGCGTAGCTTTAGCACGGGAGGCAGAAGTTAAGAACTCTTTTCAAAGAGACAACTTTTGAGCGTAGGTGTAAAGGAAGAACCCTTCGCATTTGTGACATGCCAACGCCCCGGCAGTAGGCCAGTTCACAAACATAAAGTCTATCGAATATTTATTGTTGAATTCGAAAAGGACGCCATTTCACTTAGCACGCTTGGCGTACGCCAGTAGATTTATGCTTCAATTGTGACCTGAAAATTAATCAGTAATGCTAGTTACCGCTGCCGAATTTCTGACTTACCGCGAGGCAGTTGTGCTCTATTCCCAACTCCGGGCGCTTGAAATTGAGGCCCTGGTAAAAACCTGTGGCCCGCCTACTTTTCCTTTCGGCGACGGCATGTATTACCAGCTTCTGATTGAGGAATATGCCGTGAATGATGCTCAGGAGCTGCTGCAGGCCTTTGCGAAGCAGCGAGCCGCGCCGCCAGCCTTGCGCTGCCCCAGGTGCGACTCGCAAAACCACCTCCTGCTGCGGCAGTTGCCCTGGTGGAAACGCGTGTTTTACGCCGGCACTACTCTCCACAAATGTGCCGATTGCGGTAAGGAATTTCCGGCCTGAACTACTACTTTGCCGCGGTATCCGGCCTGCTATATCACAGGCGTAATGTTGTAAGCAATTGACCTGGACCGAAGCACAGGCCCGCGCCCTTATTACTGATGCTGGCACGCTTAAACGCGGCCAGGAGCTTGCCGCCCCCACGAACTGGAGCCACCTGGGCCAGACCGCCACTGCTGCATGGGGTGAGTGCAAAGGCAGCGGCAGCAAGCCCTATCAAACCGGCCTCGACCTCACGGAGCCTGCTTTTAAGTGCTCCTGCCCCAGCCGGGTATTTCCGTGCAAGCACGGCGCCGCCCTGCTCCTGCTGCTGGCTCGCCAGCCCCAGCTGCTCAGCGGTACCACTCCACCGCCCTGGCTGCAGGAGTGGCTACATAAGCGCCAGCAAACGCAAGGCAAAAAGGCCGTACAAACTGCGCCGGAAGAGACTTTACTGGCTGCACCCAGCCTGGCTCCTGCCACCACCGCCGATGCTGAGCTAGCACGCCAGAAACGAGAGGCACAACGCCTGAGCCGAATGCAGCAGGGCGCTGAAGAGCTGGAAACCTGGCTAGCAGATCTTATGCGGGCCGGGCTAGCTACGGCCGAAAGTCAGCCGCTCAGCTTCTGGGAAAACCAGGCGGCGCGGCTGGTTGATAATCAATTGCCGGGGCTAGCCGCCGTACTGCGCGAGCTGCCCAGTCTGCGCCACCAAGGCCCCACCTGGCCGGAGCTACTGCTAGGCCAGGTAGGGGAACTGTACCTGCTAACCCGCACCACCCGCAACCTAGGGCAGTTGCCTGCTGAAACCCGCCGAGAAGTGCTGCAGCAACTTGGCGTGACTAGCAAAAAAGAAGAAGTTCTCGCCACGCAGCCCGCCGTTACTGATCAGTGGCTGGTATTAAGTCAGACTACCACGCAGGAGGAGCGCCTGCTGGTGCGCCGTTCCTGGTTGCAGGGCCAAACAACCAGCCGCTATGCCCTGGTGGTAGAGTTTTCCTTTGGAGGTCAGGCTTTCACTACGTCCCTGGTACCAGAGGGCCGCTTTGCTGGCAGCGTAACATTTTACCCAAGCCTGTTTCCGCTGCGGGCAGTACCCGGTGAGCTCACTTTTGTGGGCACCAGCACCCTGGCCCCAGTAGGCAGCACCACGCCCGATGAGTTGCTGGAGGCTTACGCGGCCGGGCTAGCCCAGCTGCCGTGGCTGCAAGAGCTGCCAGTGCTGCTGAGCGGCGGGGTGCCACTACAAACCACCACCGGTGCCTGGGCACTTCAGTTTCCGGCCGCCGCTGCACCTGCTAAAGCCTCTGCATCTGTCATTCCTGATGCCTCCAGCGTTCCTACTGGCCTACCGGCCCCTACCGCGCCCCCTAAGCTCAACGACATCCTCATGCCTCTGGCCTGCGATGAGCTTCATGGCTGGCAGTTGCGCGCGGTGAGTGGTGGCTATCCGCTCACGGTATTTGGCGAATGGACGGGGGCCGCCCTGCGTCCGCTTGCCCACTGGCCTAGTCCCCTTACCGCTCCTTTCTCTGCCTGATTATGCCGGAGCCTCATTCCACCACTTCCCCAGGCCCAACCGTGCAACCCAGCGCCGACTGGCAGCGGCTGCTGCGCGTGGCCTTGCTAGGAACCCGCCAGATTCCCGATGCTCTGCCGACTGGTGGCCTGACGTTGCCCGCCGCACCCACCGACCCCGACCACCGAGAAAAACAGGCTCTGGCGGCGGCTGGGGCCTTATCACTGGTGCGCAAAGCAGGCTACCACTTTGTGCCGGCCCCAGTAGCAACTCCGGGCGCAGCACCAGCCCCCCCCGATACTGCCCCGCCGCTTGGTACCCAGGGCGCGCAGTTGCTACAGCAGCTGCTAGAGGGCACGCACCAAACGTTGCTTGTTGGCTTTCTAGAAGACATGTATACCCAGGGCCGGCGGGTACCGCATGCGCTGCTGGTGCCTTTGCTGGAGCTGGCCCGCACCCGCCGCGAGCTGCACGGTCCCGCCGCGCAGGTGCTGGGTGAGCGGGGTACCTGGCTGGCAAAGCAGCACCCGGGTTGGCTGCCTATGCTGGTAAGCACTAACGCTACGCCTGCTAGTACCACCTGGGAAACGGGCACCACCGCCGAGCGAGCTTCCTTTCTGAGTCAGCTCCGGAGCACCGCGCCAGTTCAGGCGCGGGAGCTGCTGGCGGCAGTTCTTCCACAGGAACCCGCCAAAAACCAGGTCCACTTGCTGGAAACCCTGCGTACAGGGCTGTCGGCCAACGACATGCCGTTGCTGGAGCAGTATCTCGCGTCAAAAAACAAGGATGTGCGACTCGTGGTGCGCCCCCTGTTGGCGAAGGTGCCGGGCAGTAGGCTGCTTGAGCGGGTGTGGCAGCGCGCTGAGCCACTTATTCGGTTAAAAACCTCTCTCCTCACCAAGAAGCTGGTGGTAGAGCTTCCAGACCAGCCCTGGGAAAAAACCTGGTTGGCCGATGGTCTTGAGCAGCACGACAGCCGTTTTCAAGGCGACCGGGCTACTTTGCTAGGCCAGATGCTGTCCCTCATTCCGCCCCAGCGCTGGACAACCCACTTCCGGCTCACTACTCCTAAACTGCTAGACCTGGCAGCCAATACAGAGTGGGGGGCGCTGCTCATTAGTGGCTGGGCCGAGGCGGCCATTTTGCACCAGGATGCCAGCTGGGCCGCTGCCCTATTAGAATGGCTTTACGAGAAGCCCCGGAAGCTGCCCCCTCTACAGGCTCTTGGGAGGCTGATGGCCCAACTCTCCCCTGCCCAATTCACCAGCCTGCTTTTGCCCCTACTGGCAGCTGCTCCAAACTTCAGCCCTGAGGTGCGCTGGCTACCCGTGCTTCTGCAGGGCTCCGCTCCGTGGTCGGAAACCCTGACGCGCCGGGTTGTAGAAGTGCTGCTTGAGGCACTCGTTCGGCCTGAGCAGTTGCACCGCATGCATTACGCCGCCAGTCAGCTATTCGAGCATATGGCCCAGGTGGTGCCGGCTAGCCAGTACGTCCTTTGCGCCCGTAGCCTGGAGCCACTCCTGCATGACGTGCCTTACGTCCATAACAGTCTTTCCCGTCTGCTCAGCACGCTCCATTTCCGCCAGCAGCT from Hymenobacter taeanensis encodes:
- a CDS encoding efflux RND transporter permease subunit, whose translation is MPLRKLSYSILLVLALLSAVSVYFVAQLRFNYNFNDFYPAGDPDLDYYQQYSGRFGNDNDYVLLGLEAPAGRTVFEPQFLTRVDSLTRFIQARPHVVHVTSPTNATNPVVEGLGVFNIPYLHPEEPARRAQDSALVYRTLGLVGNLIAQDARAVTILLQTSPNLSKPPGDSLLTAVRTELSRQGVAEADYHLAGKLVAQSVFVDRLQRELMVFMSLSVVLVTGLLWFTFRTWWGVVLPLVVVLGAILWGLGLMSACGVSIDLMTALLPVMLFVVGMSDTIHIITRYVTELGYGTSKRDSLLITLKESGFGSGLSALTTSIGFFTLMTSTIRPIYNFGLFTGISVLLTFVLSFTLLPAMLMLLRKPQLRIPREEGHSWDGVLGRMFRTVLARRQWVVAISALLLIGSVASASRIRINSALLDDLSKNDPVKLDFRFFEDHFAGVRPFELDLKPAPGRSIYDLQVLRQTEQIESYLTQEYGLSFVASPVTLVKSVRKAFNGGLLEEYRLPDSDAELKRLVSRIKLFRKKPEFRALVLPDASEGRLTGRMPDVGSIRADKLNADLRQFLRQHSDSTVLQTRLTGSANLIDKNNENLTLNMITGMSIDIVMVTLIVLALFRSLRMTLVVLIPNLVPILIVAGVMGLAGVHMKVSTSIIFTIAFGIAVDDTIHFISKLKLTLLKERSLFKAVRKTYLMAGKAVIVTSLILVGGFSTLIFSSFDGTFYVGLLIGLTLLFGVVAELTLLPILILAFYKHRPKEIRQPVPALGG
- a CDS encoding alpha/beta fold hydrolase, whose protein sequence is MDILRRHCVSTYGAAGPPLLFGHGFGTDQQAWRYVAPAFAARHQVVLFDLVGAGRSDVSAYDFARYQTLDGYVGDLLELIRTLKLPKVVYVGHSVSGIIGVLAAIQEPELFERLVLVAASPCYLNDGDYRGGYDAADLEEVLGFLDRDYRGWSHAMVPNLVGGDMRAELVEEVLQSFVEVKPTIARQFARAAFLSDYRAELSKVQVPALVVQCAQDTVAPSEVGQYLHAHLAGSQLEILNTTGHYPHLNAPVATISSLERYLASA
- a CDS encoding SWIM zinc finger family protein, whose amino-acid sequence is MTWTEAQARALITDAGTLKRGQELAAPTNWSHLGQTATAAWGECKGSGSKPYQTGLDLTEPAFKCSCPSRVFPCKHGAALLLLLARQPQLLSGTTPPPWLQEWLHKRQQTQGKKAVQTAPEETLLAAPSLAPATTADAELARQKREAQRLSRMQQGAEELETWLADLMRAGLATAESQPLSFWENQAARLVDNQLPGLAAVLRELPSLRHQGPTWPELLLGQVGELYLLTRTTRNLGQLPAETRREVLQQLGVTSKKEEVLATQPAVTDQWLVLSQTTTQEERLLVRRSWLQGQTTSRYALVVEFSFGGQAFTTSLVPEGRFAGSVTFYPSLFPLRAVPGELTFVGTSTLAPVGSTTPDELLEAYAAGLAQLPWLQELPVLLSGGVPLQTTTGAWALQFPAAAAPAKASASVIPDASSVPTGLPAPTAPPKLNDILMPLACDELHGWQLRAVSGGYPLTVFGEWTGAALRPLAHWPSPLTAPFSA
- a CDS encoding DUF5691 domain-containing protein; translation: MPEPHSTTSPGPTVQPSADWQRLLRVALLGTRQIPDALPTGGLTLPAAPTDPDHREKQALAAAGALSLVRKAGYHFVPAPVATPGAAPAPPDTAPPLGTQGAQLLQQLLEGTHQTLLVGFLEDMYTQGRRVPHALLVPLLELARTRRELHGPAAQVLGERGTWLAKQHPGWLPMLVSTNATPASTTWETGTTAERASFLSQLRSTAPVQARELLAAVLPQEPAKNQVHLLETLRTGLSANDMPLLEQYLASKNKDVRLVVRPLLAKVPGSRLLERVWQRAEPLIRLKTSLLTKKLVVELPDQPWEKTWLADGLEQHDSRFQGDRATLLGQMLSLIPPQRWTTHFRLTTPKLLDLAANTEWGALLISGWAEAAILHQDASWAAALLEWLYEKPRKLPPLQALGRLMAQLSPAQFTSLLLPLLAAAPNFSPEVRWLPVLLQGSAPWSETLTRRVVEVLLEALVRPEQLHRMHYAASQLFEHMAQVVPASQYVLCARSLEPLLHDVPYVHNSLSRLLSTLHFRQQLTEALTEPPGLD